The genomic region GGCCAAGGGCATTACGGTGCCGTGACTATCTGCGCCTTGCATTTCCTTCCGCATGTACTCATACCCTCCCTGACGGCACTTTCCGCGTTTGGGCTCGCGTCTCCCGGTCACGCGTCAACGTGCCTGTTCGCGCTCCCCCCACTGCCGGAAAGTAATCCGGGTCGCATTCCGTGACTCGCCGTTGATCAGGGGACGCCGCGATATGACCGTCGGCACCGTCAAGTGGTTCAACGCCCAGAAGGGGTTCGGCTTCATCCAGCCCGAGGACGGCTCGAAGGATGTCTTCGTGCACATCTCCGCCGTCGAACGTTCCGGTCTAGGCCGGCTGAATGAAGGGCAGAAGCTGTCCTTCGACCTGGAGCGT from Rhodovastum atsumiense harbors:
- a CDS encoding cold-shock protein, producing MTVGTVKWFNAQKGFGFIQPEDGSKDVFVHISAVERSGLGRLNEGQKLSFDLERGQQGKVSAVNLRSA